The following nucleotide sequence is from Alistipes sp. ZOR0009.
CAAATATAGTGCAAAGCACATCCATATCAAAACATAAAAAAAGCGGTCCGAGAACCGCTATATCTTTTAAAAAGGAAGATCATCCGACCCAGCTGACTCTATTTCCTCTACCTGCGAGGTAAAGTTGTTAGTGCTTGGCTGGCTGTAGGACGATTCTGTAGCAGAATCCCCACTATTTGCGGGTCTACCACCCAACAGTTTAAGCGTATCGGCAACAATTTCTGTAACGTAACGTTTTACACCGTTTGCATCATCGTAGCTTCTGGTACGAATACGACCTTCAATATAAACTTGTCCGCCTTTCTTCACATATTTCTCCACCACATCAGCCAAGCCTCGCCAAGCTACAATGCTATGCCATTCAGTAATTGTTTGCCTAACACCTTGTTTA
It contains:
- a CDS encoding single-stranded DNA-binding protein, whose protein sequence is MINKVILVGNVGADPEVRHIDANTTVANFRMATSETYTDKQGVRQTITEWHSIVAWRGLADVVEKYVKKGGQVYIEGRIRTRSYDDANGVKRYVTEIVADTLKLLGGRPANSGDSATESSYSQPSTNNFTSQVEEIESAGSDDLPF